The Hemicordylus capensis ecotype Gifberg chromosome 6, rHemCap1.1.pri, whole genome shotgun sequence genome window below encodes:
- the LOC128331085 gene encoding olfactory receptor 14A16-like, translating into MPNQTTETGFLLLEFSDIRELQILHFVLFLLIYLTTIMGNLLIIILVTLNRQLHTPMYFFLMNLSIADTGNISINTPKAMSNSLMNTRLISYIGCVSQVFFLIFFAVTNLSLLTVMAYDRYVAICNPLRYETVMNMGACIQMATGAWVTGLVFAVSHTRGTFSITFCSNAINQFFCEIPQLIKLSCNGNYMMELGVIVFIASVAFGCFVFIIFSYIQIFTNVLRIPSVQGRKKALSTCLPHLIVVTLFICTGTLAYLCPTGKAPKDLLMMIAVLYSMLPPMMNPVIYSMRNQEIRSALSKLFGWSLCSNNQMSVIIL; encoded by the coding sequence ATGCCCAACCAAACCACTGAAACTGGTTTCCTCCTCCTGGAATTCTCTGATATCCGGGAGCTTCAAATCTTACACTTTGTGTTGTTCCTTCTGATTTATCTGACAACCATCATGGGAAATCTTCTCATCATCATACTGGTAACCCTCAACCGACAGCTTCACACTCCCATGTATTTTTTCTTGATGAATTTGTCCATCGCCGACACTGGCAACATCTCTATCAACACCCCCAAAGCCATGAGCAATTCCCTCATGAACACCAGGCTCATTTCATATATAGGATGTGTTTCTCAAGTCTTTTTCCTCATCTTCTTTGCAGTAACCAACTTGTCCCTCCTCACAGTTATGGCTTATGACCGATATGTTGCCATATGCAATCCACTGCGATATGAGACTGTGATGAATATGGGAGCCTGTATCCAAATGGCCACTGGTGCATGGGTCACTGGACTTGTCTTTGCTGTTTCACACACCAGGGGTACCTTCTCAATAACCTTCTGCTCCAATGCCATAAACCAATTTTTCTGTGAAATCCCTCAACTGATCAAACTCTCTTGTAATGGCAATTATATGATGGAACTTGGAGTCATTGTGTTCATTGCATCTGTAGCCTTTGGCTGCTTTGTCTTCATCATATTCTCTTATATACAGATCTTCACCAATGTCCTGAGAATCCCCTCTGTGCAGGGAAGGAAGAAAGCTCTGTCTACCTGCTTGCCCCACCTCATTGTTGTCACCTTGTTTATCTGCACTGGCACTCTTGCCTACTTATGTCCAACTGGCAAGGCCCCCAAAGATCTGCTTATGATGATTGCTGTCCTATATTCCATGTTGCCACCCATGATGAACCCAGTGATCTACAGCATGAGAAACCAAGAGATTAGATCTGCCCTGTCCAAACTTTTTGGATGGAGTCTATGTTCAAATAACCAAATGTCAGTTATCATTTTGTAG
- the LOC128331087 gene encoding LOW QUALITY PROTEIN: olfactory receptor 14I1-like (The sequence of the model RefSeq protein was modified relative to this genomic sequence to represent the inferred CDS: substituted 1 base at 1 genomic stop codon) has translation MHLKNMXNMDNQSSVSDFLLLEFSQIRELQLLHVFGFMLLYLATLIGNFVIISAVAFDHHLHTPMYFFLMNLAMLDLCSVSVIMPKSMANSLMNTRHISYSGCVAQVLLYFFFAGSDFYLLTVMAYDRYVAICNPLQYEMVMNRHACIQMIVSVWIIGFLYALLHTVGTFQTHFCSNVINQFFCEIPKLLRLACSDSYLIEIGILGFSAGLFIGCFIFIIVTYVQIFTAVLRIPSLEGRKKAFSTCLPHLIVVSVFMISGFMAYLCPPSNAVSYLDLVLTVIYSFVPPILNPVVYSMRNKDIKTALSKLLFLWYSHKKNFSIFHL, from the coding sequence ATGCATCTTAAAAACATGTGAAACATGGATAATCAGTCCTCCGTGTCCGACTTTCTGCTTTTGGAATTCTCACAGATCCGAGAACTGCAACTTCTACATGTCTTTGGGTTCATGTTATTATACCTGGCAACTCTAATAGGGAACTTTGTCATCATCTCTGCAGTAGCCTTTGATCACCACCTGCACACACCCATGTACTTCTTTCTGATGAACTTGGCAATGCTGGACCTGTGTTCAGTCTCGGTCATTATGCCCAAGTCCATGGCCAATTCCCTCATGAATACCAGACACATCTCTTATTCTGGATGTGTGGCTCAAGTCCTTTTGTATTTCTTCTTTGCTGGATCTGACTTCTACCTTCTTACAGTTATGGCGTATGATCGGTATGTTGCCATTTGCAATCCCTTGCAATATGAAATGGTGATGAACAGGCATGCGTGCATCCAAATGATAGTTAGTGTGTGGATCATTGGCTTTCTCTATGCACTGTTACACACTGTTGGCACTTTTCAAACTCACTTCTGCTCTAATGTTATCAATCAGTTTTTCTGTGAAATCCCCAAACTACTTAGGCTTGCATGCTCTGATTCATATTTAATTGAAATTGGGATTCTTGGGTTCAGCGCTGGTCTTTTTATAGGTTGTTTTATCTTCATCATTGTCACTTATGTGCAGATCTTTACTGCAGTGCTGAGAATTCCCTCTctggaaggaagaaaaaaggcATTTTCCACTTGCCTTCCCCACCTTATTGTAGTCTCTGTCTTCATGATCAGTGGATTCATGGCCTACCTGTGTCCTCCCTCTAATGCTGTTTCATATCTGGACTTGGTATTAACTGTGATATATTCCTTTGTTCCACCCATTTTGAATCCAGTAGTCTACAGCATGAGAAACAAGGATATAAAGACTGCTCTCTCAAAACTATTATTTTTGTGGTACTCTCATAAGAAGaatttttctatttttcatttATAA
- the LOC128331088 gene encoding olfactory receptor 14A16-like — MSNLTSISEFLLLGFSEVQELQILHFSVFLAIYLTAVTGNLLIIVAVALDHHLHTPMYFFLMNLAMLDLGSISVMVPKSMVNSLMNSRSISYSGCVAQVFFFISLAGSDLILLTVMAHDRYVAICNPLRYETIMHKGACIQMAASAWITGIFFGTLQTGGTFAITFCSNIVNQFFCEVPQLLKLSCSDLYLIEVGFLALGCSLGLACSVFIILTYMQIFATVLRIPSAQGQKKALSTCLPHLTVVSLFMFTVLFTYARPSNNSFSSLDIAFAVIYTVIPPMMNPFIYSIRNKELKTALWKLIVVENSSKTISRGIVI, encoded by the coding sequence ATGTCGAATCTTACATCCATATCTGAGTTTCTGCTCCTGGGATTTTCAGAGGTCCAAGAACTACAAATCTTACATTTCTCTGTGTTCCTAGCAATATACTTAACAGCAGTGACAGGGAATCTTCTCATTATCGTGGCAGTTGCCCTTGATCATCACCTGCACACACCCATGTACTTTTTCCTGATGAACCTGGCCATGTTGGATCTTGGATCAATTTCTGTCATGGTACCCAAATCTATGGTCAATTCCCTCATGAATAGTCGATCTATTTCCTATTCTGGTTGTGTTGCTCAAGTCTTCTTTTTCATTTCCCTTGCAGGATCAGATCTGATCCTTCTAACAGTAATGGCACATGATCGATATGTTGCTATCTGCAACCCGCTACGCTATGAGACAATTATGCACAAAGGAGCCTGCATTCAGATGGCAGCCAGTGCATGGATTACTGGCATTTTCTTTGGCACATTACAGACTGGTGGCACTTTTGCAATCACCTTCTGCTCCAATATTGTCAATCAGTTCTTCTGTGAGGTTCCACAATTATTAAAGCTCTCCTGCTCTGATTTATATCTAATTGAAGTTGGGTTTCTGGCACTTGGCTGTAGCTTAGGCCTAGCATGTTCCGTCTTCATCATTTTAACTTATATGCAGATCTTTGCTACAGTGCTCAGAATCCCTTCTGCACAGGGTCAGAAAAAAGCCCTTTCCACCTGCCTTCCTCACCTCACTGTTGTCTCTCTGTTCATGTTCACTGTATTATTTACCTATGCGAGGCCTTCCAATAACTCTTTCTCCAGCCTTGATATAGCTTTTGCTGTGATATATACAGTAATTCCTCCTATGATGAATCCATTCATCTATAGCATAAGGAACAAAGAGCTAAAGACTGCATTGTGGAAGCTAATAGTTGTTGAGAATTCTTCTAAAACCATCTCAAGAGGAATTGTTATATGA